The Candidatus Eisenbacteria bacterium region CCCGTGATCGACGAAGCCCAGTTCCTGACCCGCATCGGCGAGGGCTGAGCGCGTTGACCAACGACGACATCGCGCGCGTCTTCAGCCGGCTCGCCACCATGCTCGAGATCGACGGCGCCAATCCGTTCCGAGTCCGCGCCTATCGCGAGGCGGCGCGCGTGCTGGGCGAGCTGCTCGAGCCCGCGGCCGGCCTCGATGTCCAGGCGCTCAAGGGACTCCCCGGCATCGGTGGCGACCTCGCGGTCAAGATCCGCGACGTCATCGACACCGGGACCACGGCGCTGTTCGAGGAGACGAAGCTCAAGGTGCCGCTCGAGGTGGTGGCGCTCACCGAGCTCCAGGGCATGGGACCGAAGCGGGTGAAGATGCTGCTGGATCGGGGCATCAAGAACCGCGACCAGCTCGAGCAGGCCGCGCGATCCGGGGCGCTCCGCGAGCTGCCGGGGTTCGGCGAGACGCTCGTGACCAAGCTCATCAAAGCCATCGAGTCCGCCGCACGCATTGGGGGCCGTCCGCTGCTCTCCGCCGCGTGGCCGGTGGCCGAGGCGCTGGTCGCGCGCTTTCGTCAGATCCCCGGAGTCACCCAGACGGAGGCGACGGGCTCGTTCCGGCGCCGCAGGGAGACGGTCGGCGACCTCGACATCCTGGTGAGCGGCGGAGACGCCGCGCGGGTGATGGGAAGCCTCACCGAGTACTCCGAGGTCGGCGAGATCCTCGGGCGCGGCGACAGCAAGTCCTCGGTGCGCTTGAAGAGCGGTCTCCAGGTCGACGTTCGCCTGGTTCCCGAGGAAGGCTTCGGCGCCGCGCTGCTCTACTTCACCGGCAGCAAGGCGCACAACATCGCGCTCCGCAAGATCGCGATCGACAAGGGCTGGATGCTGAACGAGTACGGCCTCTTCGACGATGGCACGCGGATCGCGGGCCGCACCGAAGAGGAGGTCTATCACAAGCTCGGGATGGACTGGATCCCACCCGAGCTGCGCGAGGCGCGCGACGAGATCGAGCGCGCGTGGACCGGCACTCTCCCCAAGCTCATCGAGCTCGAAGACCTGCGCGGCGACCTGCACCTCCACACCGACCGGACCGACGGACGCGAATCGCTGGAAACCGTGGTGAAGACCGCCAAGGCCAAGGGCTACGCGTACTGCGCGATCACCGACCATTCGCAGTCGCTGACCATGGCCAACGGCTTCGACACCGCACGGGTGCGGCGCTCGGTGGAAGAGATCGAAGCGGTGCGCCGCGCGGTCCCGGGGATCCGCGTGCTGCACGGCCTGGAGGTGGACATTCTCGGCGACGGATCGCTGGATCTCGACGACGAGGGCCTTGGGTTGCTCGACTGGGTGATCGTCTCGCTCCACTCCAGACTCACCCAGCCGCGGGCCGAGATGACGGCGCGCGTGCTCAAGGCGCTCGCTCATCCGGCGGTCCACGTGATGGGCCATCCCACGGCCCGT contains the following coding sequences:
- the polX gene encoding DNA polymerase/3'-5' exonuclease PolX — translated: MTNDDIARVFSRLATMLEIDGANPFRVRAYREAARVLGELLEPAAGLDVQALKGLPGIGGDLAVKIRDVIDTGTTALFEETKLKVPLEVVALTELQGMGPKRVKMLLDRGIKNRDQLEQAARSGALRELPGFGETLVTKLIKAIESAARIGGRPLLSAAWPVAEALVARFRQIPGVTQTEATGSFRRRRETVGDLDILVSGGDAARVMGSLTEYSEVGEILGRGDSKSSVRLKSGLQVDVRLVPEEGFGAALLYFTGSKAHNIALRKIAIDKGWMLNEYGLFDDGTRIAGRTEEEVYHKLGMDWIPPELREARDEIERAWTGTLPKLIELEDLRGDLHLHTDRTDGRESLETVVKTAKAKGYAYCAITDHSQSLTMANGFDTARVRRSVEEIEAVRRAVPGIRVLHGLEVDILGDGSLDLDDEGLGLLDWVIVSLHSRLTQPRAEMTARVLKALAHPAVHVMGHPTARMLGKREPVDLDIEAVLDAAAAHGVLMEINSQPHRVDLCDLHARMAKERGIKLVINTDGHTLVEMDQMRYGIFSARRAGLEKGDVLNTLEADELLDAVRRKAPAVKAVSKAAAKAAKPAAPPKAAAKRKAAAPRARPKRAR